The genomic window AATATTAGTACCGCCGAAGATCCAATTGAGTATTCCTTACCAGGAATTACCCAAGTACAGGTAATTCGGGAAAAAGGCATGGATTTTGCTTCAATTTTGCGCTCCTTCTTGCGCCAAGATCCTGATGTAATATTAGTGGGGGAAACTCGCGATAAAGAAACAGCTAAAACGGCAATTGAAGCGGCTTTAACCGGACACTTAGTTTTAACTACTCTCCATACCAACGATGCCGCCGGAGCAATTTCGCGGTTAGACGAAATGGGTGTAGAACCCTTCATGGTATCGGGTTCGCTCTTGGGGGTAGTTGCCCAACGTCTAGTACGGCGCGTTTGTGTTCAGTGCAAGATTGCTTACACCCCAACGGCGGCAGAACTTGCTAGATTTGGCTTATCAAGTTCTTCTCAAGAAGTCGCAATTAGTCTTTACAAAGCCAATAGTTTACAACCAGAACAAATCCAGCAAGCTCGAAATACTGGGGAACTTTGCTCAAACTGTAGTGGAATAGGTTACAAAGGACGTTGTGGTGTTTATGAAGTTATGCGGATCACCGAGCGGTTGCAAACTTTGATTACTGAAGGAGCGCCCACCGAAAGGCTCAAAGAAGTTGCCGTAGAAGAAGGAATGGTCACTTTGCTAGCTTATAGCCTCAACTTGGTAAGAGAAGGAAGTACAACTTTGGAAGAAGTAGAACGAGTAACCTTTACCGATTCGGGATTAGAGTCTGAACTCAAAGCCAAACGCAAAAGTTCTTTGGAATGCCGTAATTGCCATGCTCAATTACAACAAGAATGGTTAGATTGTCCTTACTGCATGACTAATCGTTTTCAAGAATAAACAATTTTAAGTTTAAGATTTGCCCTAAAACAACGACGTTGCTATTTCCAGCCTTAAATATATTTAACTAGGAGAAAAAACATGGAGTACATGATTGAAGACTTAATGGAGCAAGTAGTGGAAAGTGGTGGCTCCGACTTGCACTTATCGGCGGGTTTACCTCCCTACATTCGTGTCAGTGGCAAATTAACGCCCACAGAACACGAACCATTGACCCCAGAACAATGTCAGCGACTAATATTTAGTATGCTCAACAACACCCAACGCAAAAACTTAGAGCAAAACTGGGAACTAGATTGCTCCTATGGTGTAAAGGGGTTAGCTCGCTTCCGGGTAAACGTATATAAAGATCGCGGTACTTATGCGGCTTGTTTGCGGGCTTTGTCTTCCAAAATTCCGGCGATGGAATTATTAAATTTGCCCAACATCGTCCGGGAAATATCCGAAAAGCCCAGAGGACTTGTACTGGTAACGGGGCCGACGGGATCGGGTAAGACTACAACCCTAGCTTCCATGATCAATAATATCAATATGACTCGCTCCGAGCATATTTTGACGGTGGAAGATCCGATCGAATTTATCTACGAACCACTGAAAAGTTTGATTCACCAGCGTCAAGTGGGAGAAGATACGAGAAGCTTTGCTAACGCTTTAAGAGCAGCTTTGCGCGAAGATCCAGACGTGATTTTGGTAGGAGAAATGCGCGACTTAGAAACTATCCAGTTGGCAATTTCGGCGGCGGAAACTGGTCACTTAGTATTTGGAACTTTACACACAAGTTCTGCCGCTCAAACTGTTGACCGGATGGTGGATGTTTTCCCTCCTGAGCAACAACAACAAATCCGCGTCCAGCTATCTAACTCTTTGATTGCCGTATTTAGTCAAACTTTAGTATCTAAGAAAAAGCCTAAACCTAACGAATTTGGACGGGTAATGGCGCAAGAAATTATGATTGTTACCCCGGCTATTTCTAACTTAATTCGGGAAGGCAAAACCGCTCAAATCTACTCAGCAATTCAAACAGGGGGTAAGTTGGGAATGCAAACTTTGGAGAAAGTGTTATCGGACTTGTACAAAGCTGGAACTATCTCTTTTGAAGCTGCGATGTCTAAAACGTCTAAAGTTGATGAGTTACAGCGTTTGATTGGTGGAGTTCCGGGAAGCGCAACACCAGGCGCAAAACCAGGAATGGCGGGTATGCAAGCTCGTTAGTTTTCTCTAGAGATGTTATAAAAGCTTCTCTATTTACTAAGTTATCTATTACAAATTATTAGGAGAAAGGCTATGCCTACCTACGTTGCCCGTGTTCGAGATTCTAAAGGGAATGCGAGAAAAGAAAAAGTTATTGCAGCTTCCCCCTTTATAGCCCGTTCCAACTTACGGGAAAGAGGTCTTGTAATTCAAGACTTGAAGCAAGCTCAAGAATTTAAACTAAGTGGAGATTTAGACCTCAGTCAATTTACCGCCGCTTTGGCAAAAGTTTCTGTTAAGGACAAAGCGGTTTTTTCCCGTCAGTTTGCGGTGTTGACCAATGCGGGAGTAGCGATCGTTCGCAGCCTTGGGGTACTAGCTGAACAAGCGCCTAACCCAAAGCTAAAAAAAGCCTTAATTGAAATTAGTGAGGACGTGCAGCAGGGAGTAAACCTTTCTGATGCAATGCGCAAGCACCCGCAATGTTTTGATAATTTGTACGTCAGCATGGTGCAAGCAGGAGAGGTTGGCGGTGTACTTGACGAAGTTATGAATCGTTTATCTAAGTTGTTGGAAGATGTCGCAAGACTACAAAATCAAATTAAATCCGCTTTAGCTTACCCGATCGCTGTGGGCATATTAGCTTTACTGATTTTCTTGGGTATGACAATATTTCTAATTCCAATTTTTGCGGATATTTTCAAACAATTAGGCGTAGAGTTACCGCCTCTAACGCAGTTTATGCTTACCATTAGCGAAACAATTACAAGTTGGAAGGTTTTTATTCCGATTGTTGTATTTATGGGTAGTAGTTTCTTTTTGCAGCAATACTACAGAACTCGGCTTGGTCGAGAAACCATAGACCGCCTTTCTTTAAAAGTACCTTTGTTTGGCGACTTGATTCAAAAATCTGCCGTAGCTCGTTTTAGCCGGACTTTTGGCGCTTTGACTCGTTCAGGCGTACCGATTTTGACGGCTTTAGAAATTGTCCGCGATACGGCGGGAAATCAAGTAATTGCTAATGCTTTGGATGCTTCAAGGTTAGAGATTCAGCAAGGTGGCATGATTAGTTTGGCTTTGAAGAAAGATGCAGTTTTTCCAACTATGGCGATTCAAATGATTAGTATTGGTGAGGAAACTGGGGAATTAGATCAAATGCTGATGAAAGTAGCTGATTTTTATGAAGACGAGGTAGAACAAGCAGTAAAAGCGCTTACCAGCGTCATCGAACCAATTATGATTGTGGTTTTAGGCGGAATGGTAGGAGTAATTTTGCTATCAATGTATTTACCAATGTTTAAGGTATTTGAAACTCTAGGTTAAAACAAAAAAGTTGTGTAGGGGAGACTAACACCCCTGCAATTTACCTTTAGTTCTAAAGGTTTTTGTTTGCCTAAAAAATAGCTAATTTAAAATATGACGAGTAAAAAATCTGATTACGAACAGTTATTGGCACAATACAGCAATCCAGGATCTGCGATCGCACTTCTCAAGCAACACCGTCCTTATTTAGAGGCTATTCCTAGTCTCCGTCGCGCTGAAGAAAGTTTAATTACTATTCCTTTACCAGTTGTGCGCTTGCGTCAACCCGCTTCTAGCTTTTCTGAAAAAACTACGGAAACTAGAATGCTACCTTGTGAAGTGGCTATATTAATGTGCGATCCAGAATGGAAAATCAAGACAGGCATAGAGCTTTTTGTTTTTATTCACCGCCCTGATGAAGATTTTTCTGATTTACTGCGGCGCTGGCGACAAATTCAAGTTTGGCTAGATAAGGATTATGAATGGGTAATGCCTCCCCGCTACAAACATATCTTTAGTGAAGGAGCTAATGCTATTCACCCTTTGTTTGTGGTCTTTCCAGAAACTCCAGAAAGAATAAAAAAAGGCTTGCAAGGTGCAAATTTGCCTTTTGTGCCGCAAGTAATTACGGCGGATAATGAAGAAATAGCTTCGTTGACCAAAGAAAATGTTTAGAGAGACGTTTCGGTGAAACGTCTCTACAATTCTATTTGACAAACTGGGGCATAATTTCCGCCGCCGTAAATAAACCGTAAATTCCCCGCTTTTGCAGTCCAATTCCGGCTTTGAGATAACCAAAAGCAGTTCCGCAAACGTTTGCTGCCATGCTGGTTTCGTCTCCTAGAGTAAAAGTATGAGTGGAAATTTTGCCTTCAAAGGTTCTACCCGTTACCTGAACATTGGTGCTGAGGGGTTTTTTGGGATTACGAGTATCGACTACGCCTCCAACAGTAACGCGATCACGATCGCATATCCCAGCTAATTCCAACATCACATCGTCGGCGTGTTCCATATTTTCTAAAGTTAATACGCCATTAGTTTCATCTAGCAAAGCTTCTACTTGTGCGTCAGTCATGGCTCTTGCTCTTTCGACGCTATAACCTGGTAAATGAGCGATATCTTCTCTAATTGTTGCTCTATAAGCTTCCCAGTTGGCAATTCCTACGCCAAAGGTAATTTTGACGCTATGAACTTCGGCGTAGCTTTGGGCCGCTAAAACGGCGGCGGCGGTTAGTAATCCTGGTGTTGCGCCACAGCCTGTTAAATAGGTAATTTTGGCAGCTTGGAAGTCTGATTTTAAGGCTAATAGTTGCTCTACAGCGCTTGTGCGTTTGATTGCGTCTACTAATACTCCTTGCCAATGCGATCGCATAAACATTTGCGCTACAGACGCTATAAAGGTATTTGGCAAGTTAGGTAAGGCTAAAAAATAACCATCTACTTCCGAGTTTTCGATTAATTCTTGAATACTTTGGTTACTGAGTATTCCCTCGGCTTGTAAATATCCTACCGAGCCTTGAGAGCTATAAGCACTAATACATTTATCTACATTTAACCCTTGGGGGGCGTAAGCATAGCCTTTGAGATCGGCTACTGCTACTAAAATCATCTCGCTTTTGGGGGCAATTAATTTAGCCGCCGCTTGTCCTAATCCACCAAAACCCAATACTCCTACGCGCATTGGAGTAGTAAAACTTTTAATATCGGCACTCATGCCTGTTACCCATACTGAACGAATTTTAATTATCGTAAACTTTTGCCGCTTTATTTCGCCTCTTTTAGCGCAAAAATTCCTTTATTTGTAACGTTAGAAAGCGATCGCGCTAATTGTAAAGTTTTTTATCTCCCTTGACGGCAGCGTATAGTTAAGGGAAACTTACATATAACTAATGCCACCGCTCAGTTATTTATAATTTTTGTATCTTTTGGATTCTATCTAATTTGATAGATGAAAAAGTAAGCTACATAGCTGACAAATTAGTTATAAGCAATTTTTGCTTAAGTTATGTAAATTTTTAGTACAGTTATGTAATTCTATGCTGTAGGAAATTTAGCGATATATGGAAACTTTAGAGTTTGTTATTTATCCAGACGGTAGAGTGATGGAAACAGTTACCGGAATTATTGGCGCTTCTTGTGCGGAAGTTACCGCAGCCATTGAAGCCCAGTTAGGAACAGTAGTTGACACAGAACAAACCTCAGACTTTTTTACCGCTCAAGTTTATCAAACTAACGTTACTACAACTCAAAATGCCTTGAATTCGTGGTAGCTTATATTTTTTATTTTGTTTAGTCTTCTTTACTTACAAACACCATGTCACATTTTAGCCAAATCAAAACTCAAATCCGCAACTTAAACTCTTTACAAGCTGCGCTTACGGATTTAGGAATTAAGTGGAAAGCCGAACCTGAGACAGTACGGGGTTATCGGGGACAAAGCCGGGAAGCGGCGATCGCAATTGAGCAAGAAAACGGCTATGATTTAGGGTTTAGCTGGAATGGCAAAGAATACGAATTGGTAGCGGATTTACAATATTGGCAACAACCTTTATCCGTTAAGGGTTTCTTGCGCCAGGTAACTCAACGTTATGCTTACCATACAGTAGTTAACGAAACAGCAAAGCAAGGTTTTCAAATTTCCGAACAACAACAAAATACCGATGGTTCAATTCGGCTTTTAGTGCAGCGTTGGAGTAATTAATGGCTGAATTTGGACAAGAGCGCTCGGAATTAGAACCAGAATTAGGGGGAATTTTTCGAGACAATCCGGAGCGTTCTGGTTTCGAGCCAGAATTGGGGGGTATAGTCCGGCAAAATGGCGTATATGTAGATGAAGTAATCTGTATTGGTTGCAAGCATTGCGCCCATGTAGCCCGAAATACCTTTTATATTGAGCCAGATTATGGGCGATCGCGGGTAATTCGCCAAGATGGGGACTCAGAAGAATTAATTCAAGAAGCCATTGATACTTGTCCAGTCGATTGCATCCATTGGTTAGATTATACAGAAGTCAAAAAACGCGAAGAAGAACGCCAATATCAAGCAATTCCGCTAATTGGATATCCCGTAGATGAGGCGGTAGTTGCGGCACATAGGCGACGCAATAAACAGGAAAAATTAGCTCGGAAAAAAGGAAAATATTAGAGAAGTTAAAAAAGCGGTTGTTTAATACAATCGCTTTTTTGTTTAATATATAGCGATTGTATATGTTTTTTGACATACTCACTGGGCTGAAGCCGCAGTGATTCTTGACGCTTCAACGACGGATGCTACCAAAGTAGTCTTACTCTGTCTCTGCGTCCGTTTAGAGTCGTGCCTATGCCCAGTGCCGACTTTGTTTATATTTTTAGCTGCATTCTCATCGCGATCTTGTTGAATACCGCAATTGATGCAAAGTACAGACCTTATTGATAGGTCTAGCTTCCCCCATTTATAGCCGCAATCGTTACATATTTGGCTAGTGGGTTCCCATCTACTGATTACTCGAAAGTCTCTGTTATATTTTTCTGCTTTAGCTTCACAAAAAGTCCTAAATTCACGCCATCCTAAGAGACTAATTGCTCTAGATAGTTTGCGATTTTTGACCATACCAGAGACATTCAAATCTTCTAAAATTATTGTTTGGTTCTCACTAACAACTTTAGTAGATAGTTTATGCAAAAAGTCTTTACGAGTATCAGCTATTCGATTGTGGGTTTTTGCTATCTTTAGGCGGGTTTTATTCCTATGCTTAGAATTTTTTTGTTGACGGGCTAATTTCTTTTGAAATGAGCGAACTTTACGATCTAACTTTTTATAGCTAGGGCTTACTGCTTTAGTTCCGTCAGACATCACTGCAAAGGTTTTAATACCTAAATCAATCCCGATGCTTTGATTAATAGCTTCTGTAGAAACTGATTCAATTTCAATTACAAAGCTTAAGAAATAGCGGTCGGCACAATCTTTAATGACGGTTACTGAACTTGGCTCAGATGGCAAAGCTCTTGACCAAATAGGCGTAAGATTGCCAATTTTAGCTAAATAGACAGAACCATTTTTAATGCTAAACCCAGAAGTCACAAAGGTAGCCGATTGCTTGTTAGTCCTCTTTTTAAATTTGGGATAACCTACTTTTTTACCTTTTCTTTTGCCTTTGCAGGAATCAAAAAAGTTTTTGTAAGCGGAGTCTATTGCTTTTAAAGACTGTTGCAAGGGGACTGAAGATACTTCAGACAACCATTTACGCTCATCAGTCTTTTTAGTTTGAGTTAACAATCCAGCTAATTTGTTGTAGCCCAGATACTTATCCGTCTCTTTGCTAAAAGCTAGGGCATCATTCCAAACTACTCGCACACAACCAAACAATGATCGCAGTCTCTTTTGCTGTTGGTTTGTCGGATAGAAACGGTATTGATACCTAGCTTTCATTGCTTATGCTAAAATTGGTCTACAGCTATATATTAACTTGGTCTACAGTAAATGACAACCCAATTACGCAGGGAAAGACACTCTGTTTCTAGCCTTAAAATACATTTGGTGTGCGTAACTAAATATCGTCGGTCGGTGTTTACTTCGGAAAGCCTTAGTTTGATTGAAATATCATTTAATGAAGTGGCAAAAAAAATGGATTTTCAGGTACTTGAATTTAATGGAGAATCTGACCACATCCATGTACTAATTGAATTTCCCCCTAAGCTTTCTATCTCTCAAATGGTTAACGCGCTAAAGGGAGTATCTAGCCGCCGCTACGGTCAAGCTGGACACCCTAAGCCTTATGGAAAGGAAGCTCTCTGGAGTCCATCGTACTTTGTTAGTTCTGTTGGTGGTGCGCCTATTGAGGTTCTGAAAAAGTATATCCAGAATCAAGAAAAGCCGTGCTGAAGCAACGGGGTTTTTACCCACTTTTCTGATAATCATTTTCCGTCGCAAGGCCTTGCGCCCCTACAAGTCCACAATTGATTAGACCTCCGGTATGAATAGTAATAACTCCTCTGTTCTATAACTTTTACACCAATTATTTACACAAACGTACTCAAAAAGCACCAATAATAGTACGGAATTACTATAAATCAATCTTTTCAAGATAGGCTGAAAACCCTTGAAGTGACTGAATTGCTTGTGTTTAATTAATGCCAGGACGCAGATTTGAACTGCGGACACGAGGATTTTCAGTCCTCTGCTCTACCAACTGAGCTATCCCGGCGCACAGCAACTTGTGTTTTGAGTGCTTTATTAAGCTAGCAAATATAGATAGTTTTGGCAAGCAAATAATCAAAAAAACTTAAGCTGTCTTGATTATCAACTTAGCAGTACCAAAAATCGCCAAAAATAGCACAAATTGCACCAAAACAATACTAGGCCCGGAAGCTAAGTTGAATAAACCAGATATCACCATTCCAGCGAGGCTACTTATTGCCCCAAGAAATACAGATAGAGTGAGAAAGCGTGTAAAGTGATGGCTGAGAAGTTTGGCGCTAGAAGCAGGAATGACTAAAAAAGCATTGACTAGCAACACTCCTACAGCTTTAATTGCTACGGCGACAGCTAGAGACAGCAAAACTACAAAAAAGTAACGATATAACTGTACAGGAATCCCCTGAACTTGCGCCACTGCTGGATTGAGAGTGAGTAATATTTGCTGGCGAAGTGTAGACAATAAAAAAACCGCCGCACCTACTAGCACGATCGCAGTCAAAATTAAATCAGTAGTATTAATGGCAAGAATATCGCCAAATAGTACCGCCATTAAGTTACCGCGATAGCCTTTAATTAAGCTTGTCAGGATAACACCGACAGCTAAAGCCCCCGATAAAACAATGCTAAGTACGTTGTCACTAGCTAAATCAGTTTGATCGATTAAATACAGCACCACTAAGCCAAATACTAAAGTAAAGGGCAAAAGCATTAAAGTGGGTTCTATATGCAGTAATACGCCCAAAGCCACACCAATTAAAGCCGCATGACCGACTGCATGGCTAAAAAACGATAGTTGACGTAAGGTAACAAAACTCCCTAGTAAGCCGCCTAGGAGTCCCATTAATACCCCACCAGCGAGCGCTCTTTGCATGAAAGGAAACTGTAATAGAGTTACTAAGTTTTGAATATTAGTTACAGCAAAATAGAAATCAGGATTAAACATCAGCAAAAATAAACGCATTAATACCCTTAGTGTGAGGCAATTTCGCTTTTGTTATGGTGAAAATTATTTTAAAGCGCGATCGCCCTATAGCAATCCGTTTTGATTTATAAACATTTTCCGTAGGGGCGCAATGCATTGCGCCCCTACACGTTCGTAATTGATGCGAGGATCGCCCTAGCAATGATAATTACCCATTCTCAAATTCATCTAGACGATATTGCTCAGTTTCTCTCTAACTTTTTTAGGGTAGATCGTTTTAGCAATGACCAAAATGGGGTGTATATACCATCAGAAAGAGCGATCGCCCGTTTTGGACTTGCCTTAGAACCTTGGTCAGAACTCGCTGCCTGGACGCAGCAAGAGCGCTTAGACGGGCTATTTTTACATCGCCCTTGGCAAATGCCAACGGTTGATATTGGTGTAATTGCTTATCATTTAGCTTTTGATGAATCTTTAACTATTGGTTTTAATCCTCGCCTCGCAACGGTACTAGAAATATCTAATTTGGAAGTGCTAGGGGAAAAAGAGGGACGCGCTATTGGGATGATAGGAGACATTGAGCGCCATAGTTTCGATAAATATTGCGATCGCCTCAACCAAATTTTTCATGGGTGCGATCGCGTAATTCCCGGCACTACAGGCGATATTTCGCGGGTGGCGGTGGTGGGTGCAATGACAGATGTTTTAGTCCGCGAAGCTAAAGATCGAGGGGCAAATATTTACATTACCGGACAATTGAGGCAACCAGGTAAACTAGCTTTAGCTGAAACTGGGATTAGTTGCGTAGCTATTGGACACAGACGCAGTGAAGAATGGGGATTGCGGTCATTATCTGGCTTGCTGCGCGATCGCTTTAGTCAATTAGAGGTTATTTTACCTAAATAATTTTCCACAAGTTTCAAAATCCGTTCTGACGCATGACCATCACCAAAAGGATTAATTGCTGTAGACATTTTTTGATAAGCAGTTTCATCGCTTAATAATTCCTTTGCATTCGAGACAATGACATCGGGATTAGTGCCTACAAGCTTTGCCGTACCTGCTGTTACAGCTTCCGGGCGTTCGGTAGTTTCCCGCAATACTAATACAGGTTTGCCTAAACTTGGCGCTTCTTCTTGTAATCCGCCGGAATCAGTTAGTAAAAGATAGGATTTGGCGATCGCGCCGACTAATTGAGCATAATCTAAGGGTTCTGTTAAAAATACTCGCGGATGATTGCCTAATAGTTGCTGTAAAGGTTCGCGCACTGTAGGGTTGCGATGCAAGGGTAATAGTAAAGCTGTATCGGGAAATAATTCTAATAATTGTAAAAAGCTTTGAGCAATATCTTGAAGTGGTTCGCCCCAATTTTCCCTTCTATGCACGGTTGCGAGTAAAACGCGGTATTTTGACCAGTCTAAACCCTTGATATCGCAAGCTGGTTGACGTTTGGCGACAGCGAGTAAAGCATCAATAACGGTATTTCCTGTATGGTGAATTTCCCCCACAACTCCCGAACGTTGCAGATTTTCCACTGCTAAAGTTGTGGGTGCAAAATGCAATTGCGTAAGCTGCGAAATTAACCGCCGATTGGCTTCTTCGGGAAAGGGATTAAATAAATCGTCGGTTCGCAATCCTGCTTCAACGTGACCTACAGGAATTTGTTGATAAAATGCTGCTAAAGTCGCTGCAAAAGCTGTAGTAGTATCGCCTTGAACGATGACAAAATCCGGCTTATTTTGTTTAAACAACTTCTCTAAACCGCGTAAACTACGTTCGGTAATATCTGTAAGCGATTGTCCCGCTTGCATAATCTCTAAATCTTTATCGGCTTTGAGGTCAAATAGCTGCATTACTTGTTCGACCATTTCTCGATGCTGACCTGTTAAAATTACCTCCACGTCTACAGATTGGGCTTTTTGAAACTCTTGAATTACGGGAGCAAGTTTAATTGCTTCGGGGCGCGTACCTAAAATAATATTTACTTGGGGTTTAAGCATATTCCTTTAATTACTGATTAAATTTCTAATCGATCGCATAAGTCAGCCAGGTAAAAACACCATTTTTAGCCACTTTCGGCAATGCCAAACGCCAAGTTTTACCTTCTTTTTGGCGCTGCAAATAAAGATCGAAGGGGTTTTTCTGTTGGCTTATTTTTTTTGAAAACTTAGACGCAGGAATACTCCCGCGCTCAAGTTTCCGCTCAATTGTAAAGTCATAAGTACCTTGGATTCGATAACCTGTTAATTTGTCAATGCTTAATGGCTGCTTTTGGGTAATATTTACTTGGGAAATGTCCAATTTACTAACGTTTTGCTGTAACTGCTGTTGAAGTTGCCGAGTTTGCAAAGCGATCGCATTAGTTACTATTTCTCTGTTTGGTTCTCCGCTAATACAACCTGTCAGCAATAACACTAAAACTAAAATTAACCGCCACATAACTACTTTTATTGCAAGTTTCCAGCGTTAGTATAAGCTTGAGAACCCAAATAATCCTATCTATGTCCTCAATTAGTCACGCACTCAAAGAATGGGCGATCGCCATTAATGCCTTAGAACAAGGTAAAACAATTATGTTGCTGCGTAAAGGCGGCATCAAAGAAAGCAATGGTAAATTTGTTGTCCCGCGCGATCGCATTCTCCTTTATCCCACTTACGAACATCAACAACCAGCACTTTTAAAACCTGAGTATCAAAGCAGTGTTACCCCCGTAGCTTCCGGCTGGCATCCTCAGCAAGTTACTATATCTAGCTGGGCAGAAATTACCGATGTTTTGCCTGTCAGTGAAGAAAATACAGTAAAAGCGCTTTTACCTTTCCATGTCTGGAACGAAGAATTTATCACAACTCGCTTAAAATGGAAACCGCGCCAACCTATCTACATTCTGTTACTACGCACTTACAAGCTACCAGTACCCCAAGTTATCGATTATCGTACTGAATACGGCGGTTGCACGTCTTGGGTCGATCTAGGTTTGGGTATTGATTGCGATCGCACTTCCCCAGTTTTGCTAGATGATACTTATAAACATTTAACTACCGAAATTCGTCAGATAATCGGCAGTAACTTAACTTTTGCTTAAATATTTTATATCAATCCTAAATAGACTTCTTGCGTAAATAATTTTTTGCCCCCCTAACCCCCCAATTCTGGGGGGAGACAGAGTTTGAAATCCCCCAAAGTTGGGGGATTTAGGGGACGATCTTAAGATTCATTCAAGAGGTCTAATAGACGGCGTTTGAGTAGCAAGTGTGACAAAAACCACTCTAAGAGCTTTTAGCCAAGTTAAGTCAACGAGCGCGCGTGGGCTTTCACCGGTGCGAGATCGCACTTGAAATTTTTAGACCGCCTGTATAATTAGTAATTCTATACTTATTAAAACTTTGCTATGACAGAGTTTCAGGCAAAACATTTTTTTTCTCCGTTGCTACTCCAACCCCATTTCAGGCTTTGCAGTTGGGCAATTAAGGCTGATTCTAGTTCGGCTTCGATTTGAGTAGTCATAGATGAATGCTAGGTAACTGTTTGAATGTCAGTTTTAGAAAAATCGTCGCCTTTAAACAATAATGACTGATTGAGATATTTGGCGATCGCATAACTACAACAATCACCCCACAGTCCGCTCGGACTCTGCTCATAGC from Synechocystis sp. PCC 7509 includes these protein-coding regions:
- the bioU gene encoding (S)-8-amino-7-oxononanoate synthase BioU encodes the protein MSADIKSFTTPMRVGVLGFGGLGQAAAKLIAPKSEMILVAVADLKGYAYAPQGLNVDKCISAYSSQGSVGYLQAEGILSNQSIQELIENSEVDGYFLALPNLPNTFIASVAQMFMRSHWQGVLVDAIKRTSAVEQLLALKSDFQAAKITYLTGCGATPGLLTAAAVLAAQSYAEVHSVKITFGVGIANWEAYRATIREDIAHLPGYSVERARAMTDAQVEALLDETNGVLTLENMEHADDVMLELAGICDRDRVTVGGVVDTRNPKKPLSTNVQVTGRTFEGKISTHTFTLGDETSMAANVCGTAFGYLKAGIGLQKRGIYGLFTAAEIMPQFVK
- a CDS encoding type II secretion system F family protein, whose protein sequence is MPTYVARVRDSKGNARKEKVIAASPFIARSNLRERGLVIQDLKQAQEFKLSGDLDLSQFTAALAKVSVKDKAVFSRQFAVLTNAGVAIVRSLGVLAEQAPNPKLKKALIEISEDVQQGVNLSDAMRKHPQCFDNLYVSMVQAGEVGGVLDEVMNRLSKLLEDVARLQNQIKSALAYPIAVGILALLIFLGMTIFLIPIFADIFKQLGVELPPLTQFMLTISETITSWKVFIPIVVFMGSSFFLQQYYRTRLGRETIDRLSLKVPLFGDLIQKSAVARFSRTFGALTRSGVPILTALEIVRDTAGNQVIANALDASRLEIQQGGMISLALKKDAVFPTMAIQMISIGEETGELDQMLMKVADFYEDEVEQAVKALTSVIEPIMIVVLGGMVGVILLSMYLPMFKVFETLG
- the tnpA gene encoding IS200/IS605 family transposase; this encodes MTTQLRRERHSVSSLKIHLVCVTKYRRSVFTSESLSLIEISFNEVAKKMDFQVLEFNGESDHIHVLIEFPPKLSISQMVNALKGVSSRRYGQAGHPKPYGKEALWSPSYFVSSVGGAPIEVLKKYIQNQEKPC
- a CDS encoding DUF1257 domain-containing protein → MSHFSQIKTQIRNLNSLQAALTDLGIKWKAEPETVRGYRGQSREAAIAIEQENGYDLGFSWNGKEYELVADLQYWQQPLSVKGFLRQVTQRYAYHTVVNETAKQGFQISEQQQNTDGSIRLLVQRWSN
- a CDS encoding DUF2997 domain-containing protein, with amino-acid sequence METLEFVIYPDGRVMETVTGIIGASCAEVTAAIEAQLGTVVDTEQTSDFFTAQVYQTNVTTTQNALNSW
- a CDS encoding type IV pilus twitching motility protein PilT, with protein sequence MEYMIEDLMEQVVESGGSDLHLSAGLPPYIRVSGKLTPTEHEPLTPEQCQRLIFSMLNNTQRKNLEQNWELDCSYGVKGLARFRVNVYKDRGTYAACLRALSSKIPAMELLNLPNIVREISEKPRGLVLVTGPTGSGKTTTLASMINNINMTRSEHILTVEDPIEFIYEPLKSLIHQRQVGEDTRSFANALRAALREDPDVILVGEMRDLETIQLAISAAETGHLVFGTLHTSSAAQTVDRMVDVFPPEQQQQIRVQLSNSLIAVFSQTLVSKKKPKPNEFGRVMAQEIMIVTPAISNLIREGKTAQIYSAIQTGGKLGMQTLEKVLSDLYKAGTISFEAAMSKTSKVDELQRLIGGVPGSATPGAKPGMAGMQAR
- a CDS encoding RNA-guided endonuclease InsQ/TnpB family protein, with the translated sequence MKARYQYRFYPTNQQQKRLRSLFGCVRVVWNDALAFSKETDKYLGYNKLAGLLTQTKKTDERKWLSEVSSVPLQQSLKAIDSAYKNFFDSCKGKRKGKKVGYPKFKKRTNKQSATFVTSGFSIKNGSVYLAKIGNLTPIWSRALPSEPSSVTVIKDCADRYFLSFVIEIESVSTEAINQSIGIDLGIKTFAVMSDGTKAVSPSYKKLDRKVRSFQKKLARQQKNSKHRNKTRLKIAKTHNRIADTRKDFLHKLSTKVVSENQTIILEDLNVSGMVKNRKLSRAISLLGWREFRTFCEAKAEKYNRDFRVISRWEPTSQICNDCGYKWGKLDLSIRSVLCINCGIQQDRDENAAKNINKVGTGHRHDSKRTQRQSKTTLVASVVEASRITAASAQ
- a CDS encoding metal ABC transporter permease, with the translated sequence MRLFLLMFNPDFYFAVTNIQNLVTLLQFPFMQRALAGGVLMGLLGGLLGSFVTLRQLSFFSHAVGHAALIGVALGVLLHIEPTLMLLPFTLVFGLVVLYLIDQTDLASDNVLSIVLSGALAVGVILTSLIKGYRGNLMAVLFGDILAINTTDLILTAIVLVGAAVFLLSTLRQQILLTLNPAVAQVQGIPVQLYRYFFVVLLSLAVAVAIKAVGVLLVNAFLVIPASSAKLLSHHFTRFLTLSVFLGAISSLAGMVISGLFNLASGPSIVLVQFVLFLAIFGTAKLIIKTA
- a CDS encoding ferredoxin, producing MAEFGQERSELEPELGGIFRDNPERSGFEPELGGIVRQNGVYVDEVICIGCKHCAHVARNTFYIEPDYGRSRVIRQDGDSEELIQEAIDTCPVDCIHWLDYTEVKKREEERQYQAIPLIGYPVDEAVVAAHRRRNKQEKLARKKGKY